From the Hylaeus volcanicus isolate JK05 chromosome 4, UHH_iyHylVolc1.0_haploid, whole genome shotgun sequence genome, one window contains:
- the LOC128875915 gene encoding DNA-directed primase/polymerase protein-like isoform X2, producing the protein MGPPNFWKEYEKQADALATAFKESNDVDMLSTFVYQNDNGYRKFVVAHPEIYWWHYVHRPAEKRCSYEIIPENRPCRLYLDLEYTIEMNPESDGTSMTKTLIDIFNAYFLMHWALPSNINNVLNLDSSTNEKFSRHIIFNIKNVAFKDNYHVGRFVKSICNDILDYILSKKEEHNILGSFDRAKLEQLIVQTKNDKKLFIDTSVYTKNRHFRIYKSTKWGKQSNLVISKDSKYIPSILYNDRELNIFLDSLISYFTSKKDLILLEYSENNVEAKHFKGQIQQYNFNKNSHSNCNSRYSVLDKYIRNLILPGKIRLCKHFTSAKILVYETSGYRYCENIGRCHKSNNVSLFVNLKSKTMYQRCYDEDCSGFQSEPKQLPEEVCFDIDEEGDMLVNCVTIIEDRTEY; encoded by the exons ATGg GACCACCAAACTTTTGGAAGGAATACGAGAAACAAGCTGATGCTCTAGCTACAGCTTTCAAAGAAAGCAACGATGTTGATATGCTTTCTACTTTTGTTTACCAAAATGACAATGGTTACCGTAAATTCGTGGTTGCTCATCCTGAAATATATTGGTGGCATTACGTACATCGACCAGCTGAAAAAAGATGCTCTTACGAG aTAATCCCAGAAAATCGTCCTTGCCGATTATATCTGGATTTAGAGTACACGATTGAAATGAATCCAGAAAGCGATGGTACCTCTATGACGAAAACAttgatcgatatttttaatgcatATTTTCTTATGCATTGGGCTTTAccttcaaatataaataacgtgCTCAACTTGGATTCGagtacaaatgaaaaatttagcagacatattatatttaatattaaaaatgttgcaTTTAAAGATAACTATCATGTTGGTAGATTTGTAAAATCTATATGCAATGATATCTTGGATTACATTTTGTCAAAAAAGGAAGAGCATAATATTCTAGGCTCATTTGATAGGGCAAAACTGGAACAATTAATTGTTCAaactaaaaatgataaaaaattgtttatcgataccagtgtttatacaaaaaacaGACActttagaatatataaatcTACCAAATGGGGAAAACAATCTAATTTGGTAATCTCCAAGGATTCCAAATATATTCCCTCCATCTTATATAATGACAGAGagttaaacatatttttagattcaTTGATATCTTATTTTACTAGCAAGAAGgatttaatattattggaatattCTGAGAATAATGTAGAAGCAAAGCATTTCAAAGGACAGATACAGCagtataattttaacaaaaacagTCATTCTAACTGTAATTCGCGATATTCCGTATTAGACaaatatattcgtaatttaattcttcctgGAAAAATACGTCtatgtaaacattttactTCTGCCAAAATATTAGTCTACGAAACATCTGGATACAG ATACTGTGAAAATATTGGTAGATGCCACAAAAGTAACaatgtttctttgtttgtgaacttaaaaagtaaaacgatGTATCAAAGGTGTTATGACGAAGATTGTTCTGGTTTTCAATCAGAACCAAAACAATTACCAGAAGAAGTTTGCTTTGATATCGACGAAGAAGGAGATATGCTTGTGAATTGTGTTACTATAATAGAGGACAGAACAGAATATTAA
- the LOC128875915 gene encoding DNA-directed primase/polymerase protein-like isoform X1 has protein sequence MNALNPISSKKFYGERGIKRKNFVSISPWIKVSRKMPSNILGPPNFWKEYEKQADALATAFKESNDVDMLSTFVYQNDNGYRKFVVAHPEIYWWHYVHRPAEKRCSYEIIPENRPCRLYLDLEYTIEMNPESDGTSMTKTLIDIFNAYFLMHWALPSNINNVLNLDSSTNEKFSRHIIFNIKNVAFKDNYHVGRFVKSICNDILDYILSKKEEHNILGSFDRAKLEQLIVQTKNDKKLFIDTSVYTKNRHFRIYKSTKWGKQSNLVISKDSKYIPSILYNDRELNIFLDSLISYFTSKKDLILLEYSENNVEAKHFKGQIQQYNFNKNSHSNCNSRYSVLDKYIRNLILPGKIRLCKHFTSAKILVYETSGYRYCENIGRCHKSNNVSLFVNLKSKTMYQRCYDEDCSGFQSEPKQLPEEVCFDIDEEGDMLVNCVTIIEDRTEY, from the exons ATGAACGCGTTGAATCCAATTAGTTCAAAGAAGTTTTATGGAGAACGGggaatcaaaagaaaaaactttGTTAGTATATCACCTTGGATAaaagtttctcgaaaaatgCCATCAAACATTTTAGGACCACCAAACTTTTGGAAGGAATACGAGAAACAAGCTGATGCTCTAGCTACAGCTTTCAAAGAAAGCAACGATGTTGATATGCTTTCTACTTTTGTTTACCAAAATGACAATGGTTACCGTAAATTCGTGGTTGCTCATCCTGAAATATATTGGTGGCATTACGTACATCGACCAGCTGAAAAAAGATGCTCTTACGAG aTAATCCCAGAAAATCGTCCTTGCCGATTATATCTGGATTTAGAGTACACGATTGAAATGAATCCAGAAAGCGATGGTACCTCTATGACGAAAACAttgatcgatatttttaatgcatATTTTCTTATGCATTGGGCTTTAccttcaaatataaataacgtgCTCAACTTGGATTCGagtacaaatgaaaaatttagcagacatattatatttaatattaaaaatgttgcaTTTAAAGATAACTATCATGTTGGTAGATTTGTAAAATCTATATGCAATGATATCTTGGATTACATTTTGTCAAAAAAGGAAGAGCATAATATTCTAGGCTCATTTGATAGGGCAAAACTGGAACAATTAATTGTTCAaactaaaaatgataaaaaattgtttatcgataccagtgtttatacaaaaaacaGACActttagaatatataaatcTACCAAATGGGGAAAACAATCTAATTTGGTAATCTCCAAGGATTCCAAATATATTCCCTCCATCTTATATAATGACAGAGagttaaacatatttttagattcaTTGATATCTTATTTTACTAGCAAGAAGgatttaatattattggaatattCTGAGAATAATGTAGAAGCAAAGCATTTCAAAGGACAGATACAGCagtataattttaacaaaaacagTCATTCTAACTGTAATTCGCGATATTCCGTATTAGACaaatatattcgtaatttaattcttcctgGAAAAATACGTCtatgtaaacattttactTCTGCCAAAATATTAGTCTACGAAACATCTGGATACAG ATACTGTGAAAATATTGGTAGATGCCACAAAAGTAACaatgtttctttgtttgtgaacttaaaaagtaaaacgatGTATCAAAGGTGTTATGACGAAGATTGTTCTGGTTTTCAATCAGAACCAAAACAATTACCAGAAGAAGTTTGCTTTGATATCGACGAAGAAGGAGATATGCTTGTGAATTGTGTTACTATAATAGAGGACAGAACAGAATATTAA
- the LOC128875915 gene encoding DNA-directed primase/polymerase protein-like isoform X4 has translation MLICFLLLFTKMTMVTVNSWLLILKYIGGITYIDQLKKDALTSKKDLILLEYSENNVEAKHFKGQIQQYNFNKNSHSNCNSRYSVLDKYIRNLILPGKIRLCKHFTSAKILVYETSGYRYCENIGRCHKSNNVSLFVNLKSKTMYQRCYDEDCSGFQSEPKQLPEEVCFDIDEEGDMLVNCVTIIEDRTEY, from the exons ATGTTGATATGCTTTCTACTTTTGTTTACCAAAATGACAATGGTTACCGTAAATTCGTGGTTGCTCATCCTGAAATATATTGGTGGCATTACGTACATCGACCAGCTGAAAAAAGATGCTCTTACGAG CAAGAAGgatttaatattattggaatattCTGAGAATAATGTAGAAGCAAAGCATTTCAAAGGACAGATACAGCagtataattttaacaaaaacagTCATTCTAACTGTAATTCGCGATATTCCGTATTAGACaaatatattcgtaatttaattcttcctgGAAAAATACGTCtatgtaaacattttactTCTGCCAAAATATTAGTCTACGAAACATCTGGATACAG ATACTGTGAAAATATTGGTAGATGCCACAAAAGTAACaatgtttctttgtttgtgaacttaaaaagtaaaacgatGTATCAAAGGTGTTATGACGAAGATTGTTCTGGTTTTCAATCAGAACCAAAACAATTACCAGAAGAAGTTTGCTTTGATATCGACGAAGAAGGAGATATGCTTGTGAATTGTGTTACTATAATAGAGGACAGAACAGAATATTAA
- the LOC128875915 gene encoding DNA-directed primase/polymerase protein-like isoform X3 yields MLSTFVYQNDNGYRKFVVAHPEIYWWHYVHRPAEKRCSYEIIPENRPCRLYLDLEYTIEMNPESDGTSMTKTLIDIFNAYFLMHWALPSNINNVLNLDSSTNEKFSRHIIFNIKNVAFKDNYHVGRFVKSICNDILDYILSKKEEHNILGSFDRAKLEQLIVQTKNDKKLFIDTSVYTKNRHFRIYKSTKWGKQSNLVISKDSKYIPSILYNDRELNIFLDSLISYFTSKKDLILLEYSENNVEAKHFKGQIQQYNFNKNSHSNCNSRYSVLDKYIRNLILPGKIRLCKHFTSAKILVYETSGYRYCENIGRCHKSNNVSLFVNLKSKTMYQRCYDEDCSGFQSEPKQLPEEVCFDIDEEGDMLVNCVTIIEDRTEY; encoded by the exons ATGCTTTCTACTTTTGTTTACCAAAATGACAATGGTTACCGTAAATTCGTGGTTGCTCATCCTGAAATATATTGGTGGCATTACGTACATCGACCAGCTGAAAAAAGATGCTCTTACGAG aTAATCCCAGAAAATCGTCCTTGCCGATTATATCTGGATTTAGAGTACACGATTGAAATGAATCCAGAAAGCGATGGTACCTCTATGACGAAAACAttgatcgatatttttaatgcatATTTTCTTATGCATTGGGCTTTAccttcaaatataaataacgtgCTCAACTTGGATTCGagtacaaatgaaaaatttagcagacatattatatttaatattaaaaatgttgcaTTTAAAGATAACTATCATGTTGGTAGATTTGTAAAATCTATATGCAATGATATCTTGGATTACATTTTGTCAAAAAAGGAAGAGCATAATATTCTAGGCTCATTTGATAGGGCAAAACTGGAACAATTAATTGTTCAaactaaaaatgataaaaaattgtttatcgataccagtgtttatacaaaaaacaGACActttagaatatataaatcTACCAAATGGGGAAAACAATCTAATTTGGTAATCTCCAAGGATTCCAAATATATTCCCTCCATCTTATATAATGACAGAGagttaaacatatttttagattcaTTGATATCTTATTTTACTAGCAAGAAGgatttaatattattggaatattCTGAGAATAATGTAGAAGCAAAGCATTTCAAAGGACAGATACAGCagtataattttaacaaaaacagTCATTCTAACTGTAATTCGCGATATTCCGTATTAGACaaatatattcgtaatttaattcttcctgGAAAAATACGTCtatgtaaacattttactTCTGCCAAAATATTAGTCTACGAAACATCTGGATACAG ATACTGTGAAAATATTGGTAGATGCCACAAAAGTAACaatgtttctttgtttgtgaacttaaaaagtaaaacgatGTATCAAAGGTGTTATGACGAAGATTGTTCTGGTTTTCAATCAGAACCAAAACAATTACCAGAAGAAGTTTGCTTTGATATCGACGAAGAAGGAGATATGCTTGTGAATTGTGTTACTATAATAGAGGACAGAACAGAATATTAA